GTCTTGTGGGGTGGCGGTGGGCCCCGCTGGATCGGTCGGCCAGACCGGCATCGCCCTAGGTCCGCCACCGTCGCAGCCACTTGTATCCGGTGGCCCGGGAACAGCCGAGTTCCTTCACCACATGGGCTACCGGCCGGCCCTGGTCGACGACATGCGTGACGAGCAGCCGCCGACCGCGAATGGATGCTCCTATGGATGTCAAGGGGTGTGGAGAGCGGCGAAGTCGGCGAGGAGGGCGGTGTGGATCTCGCGGACGACGTATCGCTTGAGGCACCGCATGATCTCTTTCTTGCCGAGGCCTTGTTTGGTGCGTTTGTCGACGTAGGTGCGGGTGCGCAGGTCGTAGCGCATCCGGCTGAGCACGATGGTGTGCAGGGCGTTGTTCGCGGCTCTGTCACCGCCGCGGTTGAGGCGGTGGCGGTTGGTGCGTCCGCTGCTGGCGGGTATCGGGGCGACGCCGCAGAGGTGGGCCAGGGCTGCTTCGGAGCGGAGCCGGTCGGGGTTGTCGCCGGCGGTGGTCAGCAGTTGCCCCGCGACCTCCGGTCCTGCGCCGAACAGGCGGCTCAGGGCCGGTGCGGTCCGGGCAACGGCGGGGCGTATCCGTCGATCGGCGTGGGCGATCTCGGCGTTGAGCGCGGTGATCCGGGCGGCGATCGAGGCGAGAGCGGCGTTCGTGGCGTGGACCGGGTCGGTGAGTGCGGACTCATCGACCCGGAGATCGACGCATCGTTGGACGAGCGCGGGACCGGTGAGGCCGGCCAGATCCTCCCTCAGTGTGTCCGGCGCGGAGGTAATGAGGCCGTGGAGCTGGTTGAGGGCTGCGGTGCGGGCCTTGACCGCGCCGCAGCGGGCC
The Micromonospora sp. R77 DNA segment above includes these coding regions:
- a CDS encoding IS110 family transposase, giving the protein MTAKKRQVTGGVDTHGKTHHAAAVDQAGRVLGDQQFPATAAGYQQLLRWLRTFGRVVKVGVEGTGAYGAGLARHLSASGITVIEIDRPDRKTRRSKGKSDPIDALAAARAALSGQATGVPKTRTGPVEAIRVLRVARCGAVKARTAALNQLHGLITSAPDTLREDLAGLTGPALVQRCVDLRVDESALTDPVHATNAALASIAARITALNAEIAHADRRIRPAVARTAPALSRLFGAGPEVAGQLLTTAGDNPDRLRSEAALAHLCGVAPIPASSGRTNRHRLNRGGDRAANNALHTIVLSRMRYDLRTRTYVDKRTKQGLGKKEIMRCLKRYVVREIHTALLADFAALHTP
- a CDS encoding helix-turn-helix domain-containing protein; translation: MPQAIRRPRDPHRPPRRLRRSPHPLTSIGASIRGRRLLVTHVVDQGRPVAHVVKELGCSRATGYKWLRRWRT